One Candidatus Zixiibacteriota bacterium genomic window, GGCTCTGTTAAACAAGAACAAATCCGACACCTCGGCCAGGTCGATCTTGAAATACGGCCTCACCGACACGGAGTATGCCATCAGGCGCGATGCCGCCCGAATTTCCGATGAAATACTCGACACTCACGAACAGGATAAACTCGGCCCGGCCCCCACACGTTTCTCGGTCGGTCAGATCGAGCGCCGATTCAAGATGGCTCAGCCTAATCCCACCGCCGTCGTGACGACGGATCGCGGTTCTTTCGAAATAAAACTCGAGTTCGATATCGCCCCCCTGACCGTTCTGAATTTCATTGATCTGGCCGAAAACGAATTCTACGACGGGCTGGAGTTTCATCGCATTATCCCGAATTTCGTGGTTCAGGGCGGTTGTCCGCGCGGTGACGGCTGGGGCGGACCGGCCTGGATGATCCGTAACGAGGACTCCCCCACTCCTTATCGCCGCGGCACGGTCGGTATGGCCACTTCCGGTCCCGACACCGGCGGTTCGCAATGGTTCGTGACGCTCTCGCCGCAACCGCATCTTGAAGCTCATTACACGGTTTTCGGACAAGTGATTTCCGGCATGGACGTGGTGGAAAAACTCCTGCCCGGGGATCAGATCGTTACCGTCAAGATCAAGGAAGGCTGATATGCATCGAGCGTTTATTCGGCTCGTGAGCTTCTCGGCTTTGTTGTTCTGTTTTGGAACCGTGACGGCACGTGACAACGATGTTGACAAACCCGCCCTGATCGAGCGGATCCTCGACACCGACCGCCGGCAGGCAGAGCAAATCCATGATGTGTCTTTCGATGCCGAATATATCGAGGGTGAACGCAACGACGACGGCGTATTCGAAGAGAAGGCTCGGTTCGTCAAGAAAGTGATGTTGCTCTATACCGACGACACGGTATACTTCCGCGAAGATTATCTCGAGTATTGGAAGGAAGGCTCCAGGCAAAGCGAAGAGGACCTTCGTAAAGAAGCGGCCGACCGCTACGACCGAAAGCAAAGGCGCAAGGGACGAGATCTTTCCTGGCCGATCATGAGTCCGTTTTACACGGAGAATCAAGAGCGGTACGAAATCGAATATGTGGGTATGGCCGACGGCCTGGTCGAAGAGAGGACCTGTTATCAATTTCGAGTCAGAGCGCGTGAAGAAAGCGACGAACTGATCAACGGCGATTACTATTTCGAAGTGGCGTCGTTTCATCTCGTGCGAGTCGACTTCTCTCCGGCCAGACTGGTCAAAAAAACGATGTTCAAGCTCAAGGAGTTGAACATGTCGATACGCTATCGGCCCGTCACCGAAGGTTTCTGGCTGCCGTACCGAACCGATATCTCCGGCAAAGGTAAAGCGGCGTTTTTCTTCGGCGTGTCGTTCGCCGGAACCGAGTATTATCGCAATCCACGAATCAACACCGGCCTGTCGCCGGACATGTTTGAGGTGGCCCATGATTAACGAAATCGGATTAAAAACCAAAGTTGTCAAAATCAATATCCCCGCCGACGCCAATGCGATCTTCGGCATGTCGCATTTTATCAAAACGGTCGAGGACCTTTACGAGACCTTGATCCAGGCGGCGCCGGGTATGAAGTTCGGGATCGCTTTCTGCGAGGCCTCGCAGAAACGGCTTATCCGAATCGACGGCAACGATGAAGCACTGATCGAAATGGCCGCCAAGGCGGCGTTCGATGTCGGCTGCGGACATACTTTCTTCATCTACATGCGCGAGGGATTCCCGATCAATGTCCTCAACCAGGTTAAGATGGTCCCCGAGGTCTGCCGAATTTTTTGCGCCACCGCCAATCCACTCGAGGTGTTGGTGGCCGAGACGCAGTTGGGACGCGGTGTCATTGGTGTTATCGACGGCGAAACGCCGACGGGCATCGAGGGAGACGAAGACATAGAGGAACGGCGCAAGTTCCTGCGCATGATCGGATATAAACGCTAGCTATGAAAATTCGCAGCACAGCGGGGAGAACGACTATCGCCGCGGTGTTGCTGGTTTGCCTTACCCTGGCGGGAATAAGTCTGGCGGCCCGTAACTACGGCGATGTCGACCATGTACACGTTGACGAGATAGTCGACGGCGATACCTTCAAGGTAACCGTACCCGACTGGCCCTCGATCATCGGCGACAGCATCAAAGTTCGAGTAGCCGGTATCAACTGCGCCGAATTACGCGCCAAACTCCCCGACTCCCTCCATTTGGCCCAACAAGCGACCGAGTTCACCCGCTCGTTTCTGGGTCAGGCACATGAGGTCTCTCTTCGTAACATTGGCCGGGGCGGCTTTTTCAGAATCATTGCCGACGTTTACGTCGACGGCGTCAACCTGGGGGATACGCTTGTCCACGTCGGTCTGGCGTCGCGCGATCCAGAGCACTCCGAGACGGCCGGGAAAGATTTCGTTTATGCCAGCCGTACCGGCGCGGCTTATCATCGCAAGGACTGCCCGTATCTTCGGAAAAGTACCGTCATCATGACGCTGACCCGTGAGGATGTGGCCGACATGGGTTATGTCCCCTGCTCGCACTGCAAACCGTAGCGATTGCCTGCTATCGTTTATCAGTCAATCGCGTCCGAGATATTGACGCACGAACGAGTCGGGTGTATTACGAAGAATCCAACCGCATTAGTGAGCAACAGACGTCTTGTGTGCCCCATCCCTAACTGCAGGTTCGAGGACGGAGCAGCGCGACGGGGATACCCGCCAGTGGAACGTGGGTGCGTTGTGCGGTCGGGTGTCCCTACCCGACCGCCGCTGCGCACGCCGCACGACTGGTAGCCCACCGTCAGGTGGATCCCTGCCATGCGTACTTGGTTTTCATCAAGGCATGATGAACTGATGCACAATCAAATATAGAGCTGCCCCGCCCACGATCAGAGCGGTTGAAGTCACATGGAGTCTAATACCCTGAGTTGTAAGAACATCTGTCGCCCGCCAAGGTGTGAACCAGAAGCGCACATCGTACCAATGGATCGAACGACCCAACTCCGTGCGGTACCTTCGGGCCGTGATGCGGAGAACAAGTCCCGTTAATAGAGATATTAGCCCGACGATTAACAGTGTGATTGCCATGGTCCCTCCTAATTCTTGGATTAGTCAAAAAACCAGTTATATATCTCCGTTAGGAAGCATATTCCCAAAGTGAAAGCGCAAGCGTCGCATACCGGATTTAGATCGGCTCCAAATGGACACTTAAGCATGACGCAGTCGGCAGCGACAACGCAGATCTCGGACACTTCCAAAGAAATCGGGCCTCCTACTGTGCCGTCCGCATTCCTCCAAACCAGTTCGTCGCATATCTCTTTCTGTGAGAGAAGATCGGTAGCCAGCCGACCGTCAACGTTACCGTGAAGGCTGTTGTCCGTCTCATAGTACGCAAAGAAATCCTCAATGACTGCCGCGATAGCTTGATCAGCTTGCGTCAACTTCGATATCAGAGAATCTACGTTCTCCCCGGCCGCCAACATGTCCTCTTCCAGAGATATCACATGGTCCACATCAGTCGATTGAAATTCAAAGGTACGAGTGTCCCCGTTAAGAGTGTAGGTTTCGGAGTATCCCTCTTCCACCAGTTGTCGTTGGATGACCATCCGGTCGGACGGGGATTCCTCAACGAAGGTGAAATCACCGTCCCGCTCGACATCAAAGGTAAGTTCGTACGTCCATAGCGCAGCCCCTGAGGCGTCACGCAATTGCAAGCCCAGTCCGTAATCGGTGGGCGAGGGTGACAGACCACTAATAAGAAGCGACCTCTCCACGGGAGAGAGACTGTCATAGCTTACTAGTAGCTCGAATTCTACTATGGAGTTAATCGAATCAGGCGTTACCGTCTTTATCCAAGCAGTGGCGCTTGTCAGGGCCAACGCAGGTAAAGTAGTACCCGTCTTGTCGCCGGACTTGACAACGTCGTCATCCAAAACTAGGGGATTGGATCGTTCATCTGTCGTGTTTGAACAACCAACCATGAGTACCCCTATAACGGTCATGAAGAGAACAACCAAGGTCGTTCCTACAGATTCCCTCTTAAATATAGTATACTCGTTCTCATCGGTTTCCATCAAGTCAAAAGTCATATTGATCGGTCTGTGTTTACGCTGACTCCTTTCCTATTCCTCGGACTGCCGCGTGGGATGCCGTCTTGTTGCAGGGTTGGGAGGAAAAGACGACATCCCGACGCAGCTACCCGACACGCGCTCACGTAATCGTCTCCTGCCGGGCGGGGGAGCAAAGAACGGTTGCGACCGGACCACCCCGCCACGGCAGGCCTTGCACATCACCCTTCCGATCGGATCAGGCGTTGGGAACAGTCAACGAAACGAGGTAATACAACTTCCGTGCCGAAGCTGCATTGCATGCCGTGCGAACATCGCATGCGAATGAAGGTCAACAAGATAAAGGTGTGATGCGATGATTAGCCGAGGATTGGACGACCATCTTAATCCGCTGAATCAGGGCCGATTTGCGAATTTGGCCGGATATACTTCGAATTCTGGTGTTTTGATTACGAATTTCGGCCTTTGGGCTTCGAATTCGGGGGTTTTACCTACGAATTTCGAGGGTTTCGTTGCGAATGGGGGTATTGAGTGGGGCGTCTTCTCTATATTGTCGGTCCAAACGTATCTCAAGTGGGGGGGCGTAAGCTAGGGCCGTTTTCGAACCCGGCCGCCATACACTCAAATCATTGCTTCCCACGCAGGTTCGAGGACGAATCGGCGCGACGGGGTAGATGTATTGCGAATAATCCAACCGCGTAAGTGGGCGGCAGACGTCTCGTCTGCCCCTGCAGCAGCCATACCGGGCCGAAAGCTCGCAGGTGTGTTGTCAAAACTTCGCTTTGCGAATCCCACCCGAGGGGTGGGGCACTGTTACCTATGTCCGGATTGTACAGTTCGCGCAGATAGGTTTCAACAACAGACGAAGTCGTCAGGCAGCGACCTGACAAACAACGGACCTACGGAGATTGGACGCTACGACCCGCTTTTTGGCAAATCTTCCGATGCGTAATTGGAAATCACGGAATCAATCTGCTCTGTCATAATGCGACAGGCAGCCGTGTCTTTTACCGGTGGCCAAATGTGTTCGATATCGCCAGTTGGGCTAACGATCAATTTCATCGGCATGGATCCTTTCGGAAGACCAGGATCAAGTACATATTCTTCACTACCCGGCATCACCAGCACCGGAGCCGAGACCGAATCCAAACCGGATGTGATGACCAAATCGGCCGAATCGGTTCGGCTGGTCGCCATGACAAACCCCCAACCTGCTTCCTGCGACCGCCGCTGCCAGTCCTTCCAATAAGGCGTTTCCACGAGCGTAATCCGACAGACGCTTCGATCCACTATTACCATGAACGTCATTGGCCCGGCAAACTCCTCCGGTTGCTGCCGAACTAACTCTTTCACTGCCTCGGACAGGTTGGAGTCACTCAGACGGTAAATCTCACGATGCTGCCAGACACAACCGCAGATCAGACCCAGGAGAATGATCAGACAGAAAGCGATTGGCAGAATACCACCGATCAGCCTCGCAAAATCGCTCAGGGTTTTATCCTGGCAATGTTCAATCGGTAACCCCATCTTCCCTCCTCGTCATACTGTGTATTTACGAACACAGCGCGGCCATCGCGATGGCTCCCGGCTAGTTGCCAATCAGCATCCACATCAATCTTGACCGGTCGGCGCTCCGAGTCCCAGACCAGGGTTCCGTACCTGGGGATATCATTCCCGCTGCTATCCGGATTTTGGACATAATACTGCATGATCATGTAGCCGGGTGCCACATAATTAAAGGTGGCGGTCGGCGTCCAACTGCTGAACCACAGGTCCCGCACCGGACAGGATCCTATAGAAGACAAAGGGGGAGCGGGGAGAATATAGTCGGGGGCTTCAATGTGAACGCTGTCCACGAGCTTGCCTTCGTGATCGGCAATGAGAATGAAGTCGTATCCGTTGATTGACACCCAGAAGCTGTTGTCTCGCGGGCAGATTGCAGCGCGGCATTCGGGATTGTGAAGACCCGTCGAATCCAGGTACCGCTGAAAGGACGGCGTTAGGGGAAACATGCGTCGGTACGACTTTCGATCGCCCAGTTTTTCGGCAAAAACCATCATGTCCTGTCCGGGACCATAGATACCGGCCAATAGATAATCGTCCTGAAAGATAACTTCATTCAGGTAGTCTTTGTGGGATTGTCCTTGCCAAAGCCGGGCATCGCCCGGATTAGTTTTATCAAGAGAGATTGTTGTCAGGCAACCGCAGTGACGGTCAAACACCAGAAGCTCTCTGGAATCCGGTAGTAGTTTGGTGCTCATCGGCAGAAAGAGATACTCGAAACGCTTCTTTCCATCGCAATCCGCCCACCAATCATTCGAAGGTGGTCGGCAGCCAATGACCTTGATCCACGGTTGACTCTTATCGTACTGCACCCACACACCGGTTCCAGATCCCAACCTGCTGCTGGCAACGCAAACAACAACGGTATCCCCGCCTTCCAGAAGTACGCTTGCCATACCTGTTGGCGGGCCAGTTGTGTCCAGCGGTAAATACACAGTCCGAATTGTCTCCAGCGACTCAGCCGAGACGTGCGGTGTCACAACAATTAAGAAGACCACAATACCCGTGTAAAGCAACACTTGGGCGAGCACCTTGACGACGGTACGCGTACCCGTTTCGAAGTGATTCATCTTGATGCCCAACATATCTCTCCCACAATACAATCATTTCCAGGAGGGACGCACTTACAGAGCGTCTCAATCCCAACCCTATAACACTCCCAATGGCCATAACGATCTTCTCGGCAACCGGTTCCTGATAGTGCCACGAACACCGCTGAAACCAGCAGCGAAGCCATTACAATTGTTGTTACCAACATACTTCTCATAATCTTCATTCTCCATAAAAAAGTTTTTCCTGTAATTTCTCCTCCGATCGGATCAGGCGTTGGGAACAGTCAACGAAACGAGGTAATACAACTTCCGTGCCGAAGCTGCATTGCATGCCGTGCGAACATCGCATGCGAATGAAGGTCAACAAGATAAAGGTGTGATGCGATGATTAGCCGAGGATTGGACGACCATCTTAATCCGCTGAATCAGGGCGATTTGCGAATTTGGCCGGATATGCTTCGAATTCTGGTGTTTTGATTACGAATTTCGGTCTTTAGGGTTCGAATTCCGCCGGTTTGCCTTCGAAATTCGACGTTTTCGTTGCGAATCGGGGTATTGAGTGGGGCGTCTTTTCTATCTCGGCAGTCCAAACGTATCTCAAGTGGGGGGCGCAGACCGGGTCAGTTTTTGAACCCGGCCAATGAACACCCAATGCCTTGTTTCCACGCAGGTTCGAGGACGGACCGGCGCGACGGGGTAGATGTATTGCGAATAATCCAACCGCGAGAGTATTCAGCTCGGTATATGGTCAAAGCCACACCGGGTAAATATCCTGAAAAATACCGTGGTGGCGGACAATAAATACTAAATTCGACCGGTCAGGCGTTTCAGATGCTCTCGTGCTTGATCCAACTCCGCCGTGCCGGGATCAGCCTGATCCCAAAGCCGCACGAATTCCTCGAATGATGCTATCGCCTGTTCATCTTTTCCGATTTGTTCAAAAGCCAGCCCGAGATACAGATAAGCTTTCACATCCGGAATGCAGAACAACGCCCGCCATGCTTCGAGGGACTCATGTCCGAGTGACAACTCCTCTATAGCCCGATCATATTGACCGGAACCGTAAAGCGCCATGGCCAATAAATAACGGGGATAATAAGCATCGTTCAAGGTCGTTGATTCGAGCGAGGCGCTTAAATCATCGACAGCTCCCGCGGAATCACCACGTATGAGCATGAGGCCACCGCGAGCCAGATAATAGGGTTCCGGTGATTGCTCGGTTTCGGTTAAGCGGATGCGAAACGATTCGAGTGAATCCTGTGCGCGGGCAATCTCTCCGGCTCGTGCCAGTCCGATGATATACAGTGCGCGATATGGATCGGTACCTTGAGTCGGGCGACGATCTTGCACCGTGAAACAGGAATCGAACTGCATGGCCGCCGAATCATTACGATTCTTCTCCAGGTAGATCATCCCTTTTTCCAGATGTTTGAGCAGCCGGTTCCAGCCGGAGGTCCGTTCGAGGCGATCCGCTGCCAGACCGTCGTCGAGAACCGCCTGCGCTTTTGCAAACTGACCCTGATAAAGCGGTGCAAGGGCAAGGTATAATTTACCAACCGAACGATGATAAGCATTGCGGGCTGTAGCCGCGGTGCGATAGCAGTCCTCGGCTTTGTCATATTCACCCTTGAACAGATACAGCGGCGCCAGTTTATAACGGGCCGCATGGAATTCGGGATATTTCTCCAGAGCCGTTTCATACGAAGCAATGGCGCTGTCCGGCTTTTTTTGCATCCGCAAAATGTCGCCGCGGCTGTCATACGGATTCGGTTCGTCGGGAGCGATCGTAAGATAGCGATCGAGCATAGCCAGTGCTTCTTCTTCATGTCCGAGGTACTGGTGCAGATACGCCTCGGAATTGAGTGCCTCGGTGTAGTAGGGGTCTATAGCGAGAACATGGTCGAAACTCTGTAACGCTTCGGCAAACTGCCTGCGCACCATCTGGAACGTACCTAACGTTGCCCAGGCTTCTTTGTCCTGCGGATACAATCCGGTTAACTGCCGAAGTACGGCGACGGCAGCGCTATCGTCACCGCTACGGCGATCCACCCAGTGCCGAATAACGAGCTGGTCATGGTTACTGGCCTTATCGAGATACTTCAGGGCCGTGTCGAGATAAACGGCACTATAGGTGCGAGCCAGCCAGAAATAGGCCATGGCGAACGAGGTATCGAATCGCACCGCCTGGAGAAAACGATCAGCCGCTTCATCGTCAATATACTGCCGGTGTAAATCGAGACCGTCGAGATAATAACGATAGGCTCGCGACGAATGAGTGGTAACGTCAGCCACCGGCCGATCCGTTTCTATCAGCGCTCCTTGGGGCAGCGGCAGGTCGGCTTTGATTTTGGCGCTGAGACTGTCAACAGCGTTGAAAATATCTTCTCCGATAATTCCGTCTACCCGTTGGGTCGAAAGATTGACGCCTGTGCCCAGATCGACCAACTCCGAAACAAGCACCAGATTGGGCTTAACCTGGAGTATACGACCGGTAAGTAAATAACGTGCACGCGCCCGCCGGGCGATCTCGATCGCGGCCATGCTGTCGGGTTGCTTCGACAGGTTGTAACCGAGCTGATGTTTTATTTCGAAAAGCCATTGGCTCGAGACGACATCGATATAACGCGATTCCGACAAATCGGCGATCAAAAGGTTAACGATCGTTTCACCGAGACGGGTGGAATCGGAGGGATCGGCGATATTATCGAACCGCACAACCGCCAGGCGGTTCTCGGCCGCGGTCAGGGTGTCGTCCGGTGTCACGCTGATTTGCCATGGTTTGAGAATCAGCAGCACGAGCACTGCCGCCGCGGCTATCGTCCAGCGTAACCAGTGGGGTTTGCTCTCCGGTTCGGCCGGTTTATGAGGAGCTGCCTGTTCTTTGATCTCGCTCTGAACATCGCGGTCGTGCAGGAGCAGATTGGTCGTTTCTCGAAAAGCCTGCACGCGTTTGAAACAGTATTCACACTCCATCAGGTGCAGCTCGAACTCCTGCCGTTCCTCATCGGTCAAACGACCTAACTCGTAGGCATGAATCATTTCACTGAACCGCTTGTCCCGGCATTCGCCGTTCATAGCATGCCTCCTTGTTCGAGACAACGTTCAAGCGCTGAACGCGCCCGTGAAAGAAGCGAGTAGAATGTATTCCGTGTCAGCCGCATACGTTGACATTGTTCCTCAGTCTCGTATCC contains:
- a CDS encoding peptidylprolyl isomerase; this translates as MAQPNPTAVVTTDRGSFEIKLEFDIAPLTVLNFIDLAENEFYDGLEFHRIIPNFVVQGGCPRGDGWGGPAWMIRNEDSPTPYRRGTVGMATSGPDTGGSQWFVTLSPQPHLEAHYTVFGQVISGMDVVEKLLPGDQIVTVKIKEG
- a CDS encoding adenosine-specific kinase, with product MGLKTKVVKINIPADANAIFGMSHFIKTVEDLYETLIQAAPGMKFGIAFCEASQKRLIRIDGNDEALIEMAAKAAFDVGCGHTFFIYMREGFPINVLNQVKMVPEVCRIFCATANPLEVLVAETQLGRGVIGVIDGETPTGIEGDEDIEERRKFLRMIGYKR
- a CDS encoding thermonuclease family protein; the protein is MKIRSTAGRTTIAAVLLVCLTLAGISLAARNYGDVDHVHVDEIVDGDTFKVTVPDWPSIIGDSIKVRVAGINCAELRAKLPDSLHLAQQATEFTRSFLGQAHEVSLRNIGRGGFFRIIADVYVDGVNLGDTLVHVGLASRDPEHSETAGKDFVYASRTGAAYHRKDCPYLRKSTVIMTLTREDVADMGYVPCSHCKP
- a CDS encoding tetratricopeptide repeat protein, with the protein product MNGECRDKRFSEMIHAYELGRLTDEERQEFELHLMECEYCFKRVQAFRETTNLLLHDRDVQSEIKEQAAPHKPAEPESKPHWLRWTIAAAAVLVLLILKPWQISVTPDDTLTAAENRLAVVRFDNIADPSDSTRLGETIVNLLIADLSESRYIDVVSSQWLFEIKHQLGYNLSKQPDSMAAIEIARRARARYLLTGRILQVKPNLVLVSELVDLGTGVNLSTQRVDGIIGEDIFNAVDSLSAKIKADLPLPQGALIETDRPVADVTTHSSRAYRYYLDGLDLHRQYIDDEAADRFLQAVRFDTSFAMAYFWLARTYSAVYLDTALKYLDKASNHDQLVIRHWVDRRSGDDSAAVAVLRQLTGLYPQDKEAWATLGTFQMVRRQFAEALQSFDHVLAIDPYYTEALNSEAYLHQYLGHEEEALAMLDRYLTIAPDEPNPYDSRGDILRMQKKPDSAIASYETALEKYPEFHAARYKLAPLYLFKGEYDKAEDCYRTAATARNAYHRSVGKLYLALAPLYQGQFAKAQAVLDDGLAADRLERTSGWNRLLKHLEKGMIYLEKNRNDSAAMQFDSCFTVQDRRPTQGTDPYRALYIIGLARAGEIARAQDSLESFRIRLTETEQSPEPYYLARGGLMLIRGDSAGAVDDLSASLESTTLNDAYYPRYLLAMALYGSGQYDRAIEELSLGHESLEAWRALFCIPDVKAYLYLGLAFEQIGKDEQAIASFEEFVRLWDQADPGTAELDQAREHLKRLTGRI